Proteins encoded within one genomic window of Brachybacterium muris:
- a CDS encoding transglutaminase family protein, which produces MSEMLPPVPLRLDDQAAVEAVDYALHHLTSYRYAKPVTRNYGRAHVEPRATLYQRVLSHEVTVDPAPARLTAHTDFYGNSSTYLMVDQPHDHLEVHSRARVSVAERRYPTETMSRPFESCLPENWGPLMPAASIDFTQPSPRIRTSHAVREISAEVFTPQRPIGECLAHLTALIHTDFTYASGATTVTSTLEEVLSARHGVCQDFSHVGVAVARAAGLAARYVSGYLRTARSADGELSTQPDGGMIGSAASHAWLSVLVPGTGWVDIDPTNRTFVDQRFVTTAWGRDYTDVPPLKGIVVGPPGATSTLSVAVGVVPITPEN; this is translated from the coding sequence ATGTCTGAGATGCTGCCCCCGGTCCCCCTGCGCCTGGACGACCAGGCCGCAGTGGAAGCCGTCGACTACGCACTGCACCACCTCACCTCCTACCGGTACGCCAAACCGGTCACCCGCAACTACGGCCGCGCCCATGTGGAGCCCCGCGCCACCCTGTACCAGCGGGTGCTGTCCCACGAGGTGACGGTGGATCCCGCCCCGGCCCGGCTCACCGCCCACACCGACTTCTACGGCAACTCCTCCACCTATCTGATGGTGGACCAGCCCCACGACCACCTCGAGGTGCACTCCCGAGCGCGGGTGTCGGTCGCAGAGCGCCGGTATCCCACCGAGACCATGTCCCGGCCCTTCGAGAGCTGCCTGCCGGAGAACTGGGGGCCGCTGATGCCGGCCGCCAGCATCGACTTCACCCAGCCATCACCGCGCATCCGCACCTCCCACGCCGTGCGAGAGATCTCCGCGGAGGTGTTCACCCCGCAGCGGCCGATCGGCGAGTGCCTGGCACACCTGACCGCCCTGATCCACACCGATTTCACCTACGCCTCGGGCGCCACCACCGTCACCTCCACCCTGGAGGAGGTGCTCAGCGCCCGCCACGGCGTGTGCCAGGACTTCTCCCACGTGGGCGTGGCCGTGGCACGTGCCGCGGGGCTGGCCGCCCGGTACGTCTCCGGGTACCTGCGCACCGCCCGCAGCGCCGACGGGGAGCTCAGCACCCAGCCCGACGGAGGGATGATCGGCTCTGCCGCCTCCCACGCGTGGCTCAGCGTGCTGGTCCCCGGCACCGGCTGGGTGGACATCGACCCCACCAACCGCACCTTCGTGGACCAGCGATTCGTGACCACGGCCTGGGGGCGGGACTACACCGACGTGCCGCCGTTGAAGGGGATCGTGGTGGGGCCGCCCGGGGCCACCAGCACCCTGTCGGTCGCGGTCGGCGTGGTGCCCATCACGCCGGAGAACTGA
- a CDS encoding circularly permuted type 2 ATP-grasp protein — protein sequence MSSSTPRSLAAELDVMGPSALRRASSDAAAMFAADVSGAAPGMIDPLPAVITASEWDDLSAGLVQRARLLDALYSDLYGPRTVFGSDVAPTAELLEDPAYLRTAVGIPARGSQRLFALACTVARTADGQWRVIEDQVDVPHGAGFALEMRRVLSRCAPGLYRSTELRRLHPFFDRIRTALDLRGRADGGSGRAVVLLGKGEDPLLTFDHHWFANLLGAPVVSATDLRTGSGLLTLRVPGVQADPAEAVDTLIRLAPSQQLDPLDLGPTPLRGVTGLVEAARNGDVEVVNPLGAGLLENPALRKALPDLCRQILHEDLQLRSPATDSAPEWSTALSLDPAGGKRPVQRPVTLRLLVLAGADDYEVLPGGIATTTDDAPTAVKDVWVLVPETATAASEEASPAAVTRSTLPAYPAMTRSIGADLFWFGRYLERVDLTSRLLRTVLDTTNDLGSERGTTARTALGVLLRAVTDVTTTFPGFHQVDLKDPEEVHTEITALLTAVDRPGSLAQSFDSLAHTTRTLRDLVSDDIWPVIARMRARIRTLGQVDSQPLEPALTDIIDGCLTLSGAITDSMPRNLGWDLAETGRRIERTLGLLALLRATLGHRRHDEAEARVTQAVAVITESGASYRRYYHAAVQPELLLELLLADATLPRSLAFQLEKLGASLDRLPESTPSPELRAPLSSLRTRVTGWSPRELLQPASTAGPSATALLDETSGAITSLRELAGALEDVYFRPTESTSPWGFDDV from the coding sequence GTGAGCTCCTCCACCCCCCGCTCGCTGGCGGCCGAACTCGATGTGATGGGCCCTTCCGCCCTGCGCCGGGCTTCCTCGGACGCCGCCGCCATGTTCGCGGCCGACGTGTCCGGGGCGGCACCCGGGATGATCGATCCCCTCCCTGCGGTGATCACCGCATCCGAGTGGGACGACCTCTCCGCGGGGCTGGTGCAGCGTGCTCGCCTGCTGGATGCGCTGTACTCGGACCTGTACGGGCCGCGCACGGTGTTCGGCAGCGATGTGGCCCCCACTGCCGAGCTGCTGGAGGACCCCGCCTACCTGCGCACCGCCGTGGGGATCCCGGCCCGTGGTTCGCAGCGCCTGTTCGCGCTGGCCTGCACGGTGGCCCGCACCGCCGACGGCCAGTGGCGGGTGATCGAGGACCAGGTCGACGTGCCCCACGGCGCCGGGTTCGCCCTGGAGATGCGCCGGGTGCTGTCCCGGTGCGCGCCGGGGCTGTACCGCTCCACGGAGCTGCGCCGCCTGCACCCCTTCTTCGACCGCATCCGCACCGCACTGGACCTCCGTGGCAGGGCCGACGGCGGCTCGGGCCGGGCAGTGGTGCTGCTGGGCAAGGGCGAGGACCCGCTGCTCACCTTCGACCATCACTGGTTCGCGAACCTGCTGGGGGCCCCCGTGGTCTCCGCCACCGACCTGCGCACCGGTTCCGGTCTGCTCACGCTGCGCGTGCCGGGGGTGCAGGCCGATCCAGCGGAGGCCGTGGACACGCTGATCCGCCTGGCACCGTCGCAGCAGCTGGACCCGCTGGACCTGGGGCCCACGCCTCTGCGCGGCGTGACCGGGCTGGTGGAGGCCGCTCGCAACGGCGACGTGGAGGTGGTGAACCCCCTCGGCGCCGGACTGCTGGAGAACCCCGCCCTGCGTAAGGCGCTGCCGGACCTGTGCCGTCAGATCCTCCACGAGGACCTCCAGTTGCGCTCCCCTGCCACGGATTCGGCACCCGAGTGGTCCACCGCTCTGTCCCTGGACCCCGCGGGCGGGAAGCGGCCGGTCCAGCGGCCCGTCACCCTGCGCCTGCTGGTGCTCGCGGGGGCCGACGACTACGAGGTGTTGCCCGGAGGTATCGCCACCACCACCGATGATGCCCCCACCGCCGTGAAGGACGTGTGGGTGCTGGTGCCGGAGACCGCCACTGCCGCATCGGAGGAGGCCTCCCCTGCCGCCGTCACCCGGTCCACGCTGCCGGCGTACCCGGCGATGACCCGCTCGATCGGCGCGGATCTGTTCTGGTTCGGCCGCTACCTGGAGCGGGTGGACCTCACGTCCCGCCTGCTGCGCACCGTGCTGGACACCACCAACGACCTCGGATCCGAGCGCGGCACCACGGCCCGCACCGCCCTGGGTGTGCTGCTGAGGGCCGTCACCGACGTGACCACCACCTTCCCCGGCTTCCACCAGGTGGACCTGAAGGATCCCGAGGAGGTGCACACCGAGATCACCGCGCTGCTCACCGCGGTGGACCGCCCCGGTTCACTGGCGCAGTCCTTCGACTCCCTGGCGCACACCACCCGCACCCTGCGCGACCTGGTCTCCGACGACATCTGGCCGGTGATCGCACGCATGCGCGCCCGGATCCGTACCTTGGGCCAGGTGGACTCCCAGCCGCTGGAGCCTGCCCTGACCGACATCATCGACGGCTGTCTCACCCTGTCCGGGGCGATCACCGACTCGATGCCCCGGAACCTGGGATGGGACCTGGCCGAGACCGGTCGCAGGATCGAGCGCACCCTGGGGCTGCTGGCACTGCTGCGCGCCACCCTGGGCCACCGCCGGCACGACGAGGCCGAGGCCCGCGTGACCCAGGCGGTCGCGGTGATCACCGAGTCCGGCGCGTCCTACCGTCGCTACTACCACGCGGCCGTGCAGCCCGAGCTGCTGCTGGAGCTGCTGCTGGCCGACGCCACCCTGCCCCGGTCCCTCGCCTTCCAGCTGGAGAAGCTGGGGGCGAGCCTGGACCGCCTGCCGGAGTCCACCCCCTCGCCCGAGCTGAGGGCCCCGCTGAGCTCCCTGCGTACGCGGGTGACCGGCTGGTCGCCCCGGGAGCTGCTGCAGCCTGCCTCCACGGCCGGTCCTTCCGCGACAGCGCTGCTGGACGAGACCTCCGGGGCCATCACCTCCCTGCGGGAGCTGGCCGGCGCCCTGGAGGACGTGTACTTCCGTCCCACCGAATCCACCTCCCCCTGGGGGTTCGACGATGTCTGA